A single window of Desulfovibrio psychrotolerans DNA harbors:
- a CDS encoding NADH:ubiquinone oxidoreductase has protein sequence MQNKPKIAFFDFAGCEGDQLQVANLEESLLDLLGHVEVVSFREVMTGHSEDYDIAFVEGSITRPEDEARLKEIRSHAKILVAFGACATIGGVNAMKNFMSETMYRRQVYGDNARCYSTYAARPLSAVVKVDAEIHGCPIDRNEFMRIVKDLLVGKRPFVPDYPVCAECKQAGNICRYDLGQLCLGMITRAGCGACCITEGAHCWGCRGLAPMANLDAARYVMEERAGYSRTEVQDLLRIFLSHTTAPL, from the coding sequence ATGCAGAACAAACCGAAGATTGCGTTCTTTGACTTTGCGGGGTGCGAGGGCGACCAGTTGCAGGTGGCGAACCTGGAAGAGAGCCTGCTGGATCTTCTGGGGCACGTGGAGGTGGTGAGCTTTCGCGAGGTGATGACCGGCCATAGCGAGGATTACGATATCGCGTTTGTGGAAGGTTCCATCACACGGCCGGAGGACGAGGCGCGCCTGAAGGAGATTCGTTCTCACGCCAAAATTCTGGTGGCCTTTGGGGCGTGTGCGACCATTGGCGGCGTGAACGCCATGAAGAACTTTATGAGCGAGACCATGTATCGCAGGCAGGTCTACGGCGACAACGCCCGCTGCTACAGCACGTATGCGGCGCGTCCTCTTTCTGCCGTGGTGAAGGTGGATGCGGAGATTCACGGCTGCCCCATAGACCGCAACGAATTCATGCGCATAGTCAAGGACCTGCTGGTGGGCAAACGCCCGTTTGTGCCGGATTATCCTGTGTGTGCCGAGTGCAAGCAGGCCGGGAACATCTGCCGGTATGATCTTGGGCAGTTGTGTCTGGGCATGATAACACGGGCCGGGTGCGGCGCATGCTGTATTACCGAAGGGGCACACTGCTGGGGTTGCCGCGGACTTGCGCCCATGGCGAATCTGGACGCCGCCCGCTATGTGATGGAGGAGCGTGCCGGATACAGCCGCACAGAGGTGCAGGACCTGCTGCGCATTTTCCTCAGCCATACCACCGCGCCATTGTAG
- a CDS encoding Ni/Fe hydrogenase subunit alpha: MSAKKVTGNAGGKAGKKSSGGSAAPAQDTKASGKPASGVAAEAAMQRGGSAGPKPMKAAGSGAPVSSCACTDPGIAAEAAAGDGSKRIHVHHVTRVEGHGNIVVVIGADNAVETVRWEVPEAPRFFEAILQGRSYKDVHQIVSRICGICSIGHQLSSLQATEDAMNIRISEQTVTLRKLAIHAENLQSHLLHLAYLVLPDLMGVNSVIPLAETHKSELVGLIGLRRLANEFSRTICGRTTHPQRMVPGGFTKLPDESELQVLLQSFRDSLPGFLKAADLFASLRHKLPDFSRETEYIGLVSPSEYALYRGEVGSTDDSRKPASFYKDVTQEYCVPQSTAKWTKNMRGSFMVGALSRYKLNHTHLKPTAKKVAETVGLTPDTVNPFHNNLAQLVECVHSVEDSMELIHWLLVEGVKREKAPVIRPRAGRGVGAVEVPRGILFHSYEYDSKGRIVEADCVIPTNMNHANIQKDLEGLVPVIAHTSEAEIELLTSMLVRAYDPCISCSTHCIDITPGQMSKPDRGVRFVYKGR; the protein is encoded by the coding sequence ATGAGTGCCAAGAAAGTGACCGGAAACGCGGGCGGCAAGGCCGGGAAGAAGTCTTCCGGCGGCAGTGCCGCACCCGCGCAGGATACGAAGGCTTCCGGCAAGCCTGCTTCCGGTGTTGCAGCGGAAGCTGCGATGCAGCGAGGCGGCAGTGCCGGGCCAAAGCCGATGAAGGCCGCCGGCAGTGGTGCGCCTGTTTCCTCATGCGCATGCACGGACCCCGGCATTGCGGCAGAAGCCGCCGCCGGTGACGGCTCCAAGCGCATACATGTGCACCACGTGACGCGGGTGGAAGGCCACGGCAACATTGTGGTGGTGATAGGCGCGGATAACGCCGTGGAGACCGTGCGCTGGGAGGTGCCGGAGGCTCCGCGCTTCTTTGAGGCCATATTGCAGGGCCGTAGCTACAAGGATGTGCATCAGATCGTTTCGCGCATTTGCGGCATATGTTCCATAGGGCATCAGCTTTCTTCGTTGCAGGCAACGGAAGATGCCATGAACATCCGCATTTCCGAGCAGACGGTGACACTGCGCAAGCTGGCCATTCATGCGGAGAATTTGCAGAGCCATCTGCTGCATCTGGCGTATCTGGTGCTGCCGGACCTTATGGGCGTGAACTCGGTGATTCCGCTGGCAGAAACCCACAAGAGCGAACTGGTGGGGCTTATCGGGCTGCGGCGGCTTGCCAACGAGTTTTCGCGCACCATCTGCGGGCGCACCACGCATCCGCAGCGCATGGTGCCCGGCGGGTTTACCAAGCTGCCGGACGAGAGCGAGTTGCAGGTGTTGCTGCAATCGTTCCGCGACAGTCTGCCCGGTTTTCTGAAGGCGGCGGACCTTTTTGCCTCGCTACGCCACAAACTGCCCGATTTTTCGCGCGAGACGGAATACATCGGGCTTGTTTCGCCTTCTGAATACGCCTTGTATCGCGGCGAGGTGGGGTCTACGGACGACAGCCGCAAGCCTGCCAGCTTCTACAAGGATGTGACGCAGGAGTACTGTGTGCCACAGTCCACGGCCAAGTGGACCAAGAATATGCGTGGCTCGTTTATGGTGGGGGCGCTTTCCCGCTACAAGCTGAACCATACGCACCTGAAGCCCACTGCCAAGAAGGTGGCGGAAACCGTGGGGCTTACGCCCGATACGGTGAACCCGTTCCATAACAACCTTGCGCAGTTGGTGGAGTGTGTGCATTCCGTGGAAGATTCCATGGAACTTATCCACTGGCTGCTGGTGGAAGGCGTGAAGCGGGAGAAGGCCCCGGTTATCCGCCCCCGCGCAGGGCGCGGCGTGGGTGCCGTGGAGGTGCCGCGCGGCATTCTGTTCCATAGCTACGAGTATGATTCCAAGGGCCGCATTGTGGAGGCGGACTGCGTTATTCCCACCAACATGAACCACGCCAATATCCAGAAGGATTTGGAAGGGTTGGTGCCTGTTATCGCGCATACGTCCGAAGCGGAGATAGAGTTGCTTACCTCCATGCTCGTGCGGGCTTACGACCCCTGCATATCGTGCTCCACGCACTGTATAGACATTACCCCCGGTCAGATGAGCAAGCCGGACAGGGGAGTGAGGTTTGTGTATAAGGGGCGGTAG